A section of the Streptomyces sp. Je 1-369 genome encodes:
- a CDS encoding DUF6350 family protein yields the protein MTQTTDPHASSPPVEPLRGRARDRSPALATCVLGGAVAAGLGLGSFAVLVMVLWISSPYPDSGPDGALHVAAGLWLLAHGTELVRTDTLSGAAAPVGVTPLLLVVLPSWLLHRAARDAASPEERGHAARTAWSGVVGGYLLVGMAAAVYATGGELRPDWLSVVVHVPALAAGAAGLGVWTARGRPRGPLPAFLRRPLSALPDGVRTSLRAALVRGFLARRLAAAVVRAGVAGAAVLVGGGALLVGVSLVLHAGPVQDSFMQVTDVWSGRLAVLLLALALVPNAAVWGASYGLGPGFVLGTGTVAGPLAAGSAPLLPPFPLLAALPSPGPGSPLTWASAAVPVGAGLVVAWCTVHAAAPAFGDRDEAWSRGRTAAGAALAAVVCGLSTAALAALAGGPMGVAMLSDFGPVWWQTGAAALGWSLLIGVPVALALRGWRLRRARAVGREQELAALQQPATGEERETVDAEQPPSGERGRAGPSWLRLPSLPSLPSWRMRMRMRMRVPRPRSSPLPVPAAESALDAPADQPVQGQDGTPEPTGSPAPDMPDAPVSPSPTWHDEAAREARWEALKEEGERLWERRVSPPEAPDSPETPEAP from the coding sequence GTGACCCAGACGACCGATCCCCACGCTTCGTCGCCGCCCGTGGAACCGTTGCGCGGACGGGCCCGCGACCGTTCTCCCGCCCTGGCCACCTGCGTGCTGGGCGGGGCTGTCGCCGCGGGCCTGGGGCTCGGCTCGTTCGCCGTACTGGTGATGGTGCTGTGGATCAGCTCGCCCTACCCGGACAGCGGGCCCGATGGGGCGCTGCACGTCGCCGCGGGGCTGTGGCTCCTTGCGCACGGCACGGAGTTGGTCAGGACGGACACGCTGTCCGGGGCGGCCGCGCCGGTCGGGGTGACGCCGCTGCTGCTCGTCGTTCTGCCGAGCTGGCTGTTGCACCGGGCGGCGCGGGACGCGGCGTCGCCGGAGGAGCGCGGGCACGCGGCGCGTACGGCGTGGTCCGGGGTCGTGGGCGGGTATCTGCTGGTCGGCATGGCCGCGGCGGTGTATGCGACGGGTGGTGAGCTGCGGCCCGACTGGCTCAGTGTGGTCGTGCATGTACCGGCGCTGGCGGCGGGGGCGGCCGGGCTCGGGGTGTGGACGGCGCGCGGGCGTCCGCGCGGGCCGCTCCCGGCGTTCCTGCGTCGCCCGCTCTCCGCCCTGCCCGACGGGGTACGTACCTCTCTCCGGGCCGCTCTCGTACGTGGCTTCCTCGCCCGGCGCCTCGCGGCGGCCGTCGTGCGGGCCGGGGTGGCGGGCGCGGCGGTTCTCGTCGGGGGTGGGGCGCTGCTCGTCGGAGTGTCGCTGGTGCTGCACGCGGGGCCGGTTCAGGACTCGTTCATGCAGGTCACAGACGTGTGGTCGGGGCGGCTCGCGGTACTTCTACTGGCTCTGGCGCTGGTGCCGAACGCCGCGGTGTGGGGGGCGTCCTACGGTCTCGGGCCCGGCTTCGTACTCGGCACGGGGACCGTCGCCGGGCCTCTCGCGGCGGGCTCGGCACCGCTGCTGCCGCCCTTCCCGCTGCTCGCGGCCCTGCCGTCGCCGGGCCCGGGCTCGCCGCTGACCTGGGCGTCCGCGGCGGTGCCCGTGGGGGCGGGGCTCGTGGTCGCCTGGTGCACGGTCCATGCGGCAGCGCCCGCTTTCGGTGACCGGGACGAGGCGTGGTCCCGGGGCCGTACGGCTGCCGGGGCGGCGCTCGCGGCGGTGGTGTGCGGGCTGTCGACGGCGGCCCTCGCGGCCCTGGCGGGCGGCCCGATGGGCGTGGCGATGCTGTCCGACTTCGGGCCGGTGTGGTGGCAGACGGGGGCTGCGGCGCTGGGCTGGTCGCTGCTGATCGGGGTGCCGGTGGCGCTCGCTCTGCGGGGGTGGCGACTGCGGAGGGCGCGCGCGGTCGGCAGGGAGCAGGAGTTGGCCGCGCTTCAGCAACCGGCCACGGGTGAGGAGCGGGAGACGGTTGACGCGGAGCAGCCGCCGTCCGGTGAGAGGGGGCGGGCTGGGCCGTCGTGGCTCAGGTTGCCCTCGTTGCCCTCGTTGCCCTCGTGGCGGATGCGGATGCGGATGCGGATGCGGGTGCCGCGGCCCCGGAGCTCGCCGCTGCCCGTTCCGGCGGCCGAGTCTGCCCTGGACGCTCCCGCGGACCAGCCGGTACAGGGTCAGGACGGCACACCGGAGCCGACCGGAAGCCCCGCCCCTGACATGCCGGACGCCCCGGTCTCCCCCTCCCCCACCTGGCACGACGAAGCCGCACGTGAAGCTCGGTGGGAGGCGTTGAAGGAGGAGGGGGAGCGGCTCTGGGAGCGGCGGGTGTCGCCACCGGAGGCGCCGGATTCGCCGGAGACGCCGGAGGCGCCCTGA
- the sucD gene encoding succinate--CoA ligase subunit alpha: MAIFLNKDSKVIVQGMTGATGMKHTKLMLGDGTNIVGGVNPRKAGTKVDFDGTEVPVFGSVKEAMEATGANVSVLFVPPAFSKAAVVEAIDAEIPLAVVITEGIAVHDSAAFWAYAKSKGNKTRIIGPNCPGLITPGQSNAGIIPGDITKPGRIGLVSKSGTLTYQMMYELRDIGFSSAVGIGGDPVIGTTHIDALEAFEADPDTDLIVMIGEIGGDAEERAADFIKANVTKPVVGYVAGFTAPEGKTMGHAGAIVSGSSGTAAAKKEALEAAGVKVGKTPTETAKLAREILAG; this comes from the coding sequence ATGGCTATCTTCCTCAACAAGGACAGCAAGGTCATCGTCCAGGGCATGACCGGTGCCACGGGCATGAAGCACACCAAGCTCATGCTGGGTGACGGCACGAACATCGTCGGCGGCGTGAACCCCCGCAAGGCGGGCACGAAGGTCGACTTCGACGGCACCGAGGTACCGGTCTTCGGCTCGGTCAAGGAGGCCATGGAGGCCACGGGCGCCAACGTGTCCGTCCTCTTCGTGCCGCCGGCCTTCTCCAAGGCCGCCGTCGTCGAGGCGATCGACGCGGAGATCCCCCTCGCCGTCGTCATCACCGAGGGCATCGCCGTCCACGACTCCGCCGCCTTCTGGGCGTACGCGAAGTCGAAGGGCAACAAGACCCGCATCATCGGCCCGAACTGCCCGGGTCTGATCACGCCGGGTCAGTCGAACGCGGGCATCATCCCCGGCGACATCACCAAGCCGGGCCGCATCGGCCTGGTCTCGAAGTCCGGCACGCTGACGTACCAGATGATGTACGAGCTCCGTGACATCGGCTTCTCCTCGGCCGTCGGCATCGGTGGCGACCCGGTCATCGGTACGACGCACATCGACGCCCTCGAGGCGTTCGAGGCCGACCCCGACACCGACCTGATCGTCATGATCGGTGAGATCGGCGGCGACGCGGAGGAGCGTGCGGCGGACTTCATCAAGGCGAACGTGACGAAGCCGGTCGTCGGTTACGTCGCGGGCTTCACGGCGCCCGAGGGCAAGACGATGGGCCACGCGGGTGCCATCGTCTCCGGCTCCTCCGGTACGGCTGCCGCGAAGAAGGAAGCCCTTGAGGCTGCCGGTGTGAAGGTCGGCAAGACGCCCACCGAGACGGCGAAGCTGGCGCGCGAGATCCTGGCGGGCTGA
- a CDS encoding helix-turn-helix domain-containing protein, which translates to MPQSPATPLPSPKERRRLREAKSLSHADLAAKIGVTRETVRSWETGRATPRGRKRETYAKLLTAHTNANATTTFEKAVTETGPTPPTSHAHPLRTKPTTGGKSTSRPQSATKRAAKPPTPVPLTPAAAHATSAAHATHATPAPNGHIRPLPVRVTRPQANSLQAINPPDQTTAQTPAQAFDALCAHCAPGLVRQTYLLTGRRGLAHESVERAFQLAWQRWPEVAVDRDPAGWVRAAAYEYAMSPWHRFRPSQRHPDAPPAQPADRTFLDVLLSLPPAQRRALMLYDGIGLDLPETAAETEASTPATANRLLHARETIAERLPDLADPEALHRRLAEVGGAEKLRLPKADRVRTGSEYRARFWTRAAIAFTALIIGATALTLRNAPTHYEPPQAPGRAISGVPPRMGPGPLTYEDTTLREKLRAELPNGQERLTPQAR; encoded by the coding sequence ATGCCCCAGAGCCCTGCCACGCCTCTGCCGTCCCCCAAGGAACGCCGCAGGCTGCGCGAGGCGAAGTCGCTGAGCCATGCCGATCTCGCGGCGAAGATCGGCGTCACCCGCGAAACGGTCCGCTCCTGGGAAACGGGCCGCGCCACCCCGCGCGGCCGCAAACGCGAGACGTACGCGAAGCTCCTGACCGCGCACACGAACGCGAACGCGACTACGACCTTCGAGAAGGCCGTAACCGAGACGGGTCCCACTCCCCCCACGTCGCACGCACACCCCCTGAGGACAAAACCCACCACCGGCGGAAAGTCGACTTCGCGACCGCAATCGGCAACCAAGCGCGCAGCGAAACCACCGACCCCCGTCCCCCTGACACCCGCCGCAGCACACGCCACCTCTGCCGCACACGCCACCCACGCCACCCCCGCCCCCAACGGCCACATCCGCCCACTCCCGGTCCGCGTGACGCGCCCCCAGGCCAACAGCCTCCAGGCCATCAACCCTCCGGACCAGACCACCGCCCAGACCCCCGCTCAGGCCTTCGACGCCCTCTGCGCCCACTGCGCCCCCGGCCTCGTACGCCAGACGTACCTGCTCACCGGGCGGCGCGGCCTCGCCCACGAGTCGGTGGAGCGCGCCTTCCAGCTGGCATGGCAGCGCTGGCCGGAGGTGGCGGTCGACCGGGACCCGGCGGGGTGGGTCCGCGCGGCGGCGTACGAGTACGCGATGTCCCCCTGGCACCGCTTCCGCCCCAGCCAGCGCCACCCGGACGCTCCGCCCGCGCAGCCGGCCGACCGCACCTTCCTCGACGTACTCCTCAGCCTGCCGCCCGCGCAGCGCCGCGCACTGATGCTCTACGACGGCATCGGCCTGGACCTGCCCGAGACCGCGGCCGAGACGGAGGCGAGCACACCCGCCACCGCGAACCGCCTCCTGCACGCACGCGAGACGATCGCCGAGCGGCTGCCCGACCTGGCGGACCCCGAGGCGCTCCACCGGCGCCTCGCCGAGGTCGGCGGGGCCGAGAAGCTACGGCTCCCGAAAGCCGACCGCGTCCGCACCGGCAGCGAGTACCGGGCCCGCTTCTGGACCCGCGCGGCCATCGCGTTCACGGCGCTGATCATCGGCGCGACGGCCCTGACCCTGAGAAACGCCCCCACCCACTACGAGCCCCCGCAGGCCCCCGGCCGCGCCATCAGCGGCGTCCCACCCCGCATGGGCCCGGGCCCCCTCACCTACGAGGACACCACCCTCCGCGAAAAACTCCGGGCAGAACTCCCCAACGGCCAGGAACGCCTGACACCCCAGGCAAGGTAG
- the sucC gene encoding ADP-forming succinate--CoA ligase subunit beta, with translation MDLFEYQARDLFAKHGVPVLAGEVIDTPEAAREATEKLGGKSVVKAQVKVGGRGKAGGVKLAANPDEAVARATDILGMDIKGHTVHKVMIAELSPEIEAEYYVSYLLDRTNRTFLAMASVQGGMDIEEVAEKTPEALAKVPVDSNEGVTIEKAREIVALAKFPAEVAEGVAEAMVTLWETFVAEDALLVEVNPLVKTKDGRILALDGKVSLDENADFRQADHEALEDKDAANPLEAAAKAKGLNYVKLEGEVGIIGNGAGLVMSTLDVVAYAGEAHNNVKPANFLDIGGGASAEVMANGLEIILGDPDVKSVFVNVFGGITACDEVANGIVQALELLKSKGEEVTKPLVVRLDGNNAELGRKILSDANHPLVQRVDTMDGAADKAAELAAAR, from the coding sequence GTGGACCTGTTCGAGTACCAGGCGAGGGACCTCTTCGCCAAGCACGGTGTACCGGTGCTGGCCGGTGAAGTCATCGACACGCCTGAGGCGGCGCGCGAGGCCACCGAGAAGCTGGGCGGCAAGTCGGTCGTCAAGGCACAGGTGAAGGTCGGTGGCCGCGGTAAGGCCGGCGGCGTGAAGCTGGCGGCGAACCCGGACGAGGCCGTCGCTCGTGCGACGGACATCCTCGGGATGGACATCAAGGGCCACACGGTCCACAAGGTGATGATCGCCGAGCTGTCCCCGGAGATCGAGGCGGAGTACTACGTCTCGTACCTCCTCGACCGCACCAACCGCACCTTCCTGGCCATGGCGTCGGTGCAGGGCGGCATGGACATCGAGGAGGTCGCCGAGAAGACCCCCGAGGCGCTCGCCAAGGTTCCGGTCGACTCCAACGAGGGCGTCACCATCGAGAAGGCCCGCGAGATCGTCGCGCTGGCGAAGTTCCCGGCCGAGGTGGCCGAGGGCGTCGCCGAGGCCATGGTGACCCTGTGGGAGACCTTCGTCGCCGAGGACGCGCTCCTCGTCGAGGTCAACCCCCTCGTCAAGACCAAGGACGGCCGCATCCTGGCCCTGGACGGCAAGGTCTCGCTCGACGAGAACGCCGACTTCCGCCAGGCCGACCACGAGGCGCTCGAGGACAAGGACGCAGCCAACCCGCTCGAGGCTGCTGCCAAGGCCAAGGGCCTCAACTACGTCAAGCTCGAGGGCGAGGTCGGCATCATCGGCAACGGCGCGGGTCTCGTCATGAGCACCCTGGACGTCGTCGCGTACGCCGGTGAGGCGCACAACAACGTCAAGCCGGCCAACTTCCTCGACATCGGCGGCGGCGCTTCGGCCGAGGTCATGGCGAACGGCCTGGAGATCATCCTCGGCGACCCGGACGTCAAGTCCGTCTTCGTCAACGTCTTCGGTGGCATCACCGCCTGTGACGAGGTCGCCAACGGCATCGTCCAGGCGCTCGAGCTGCTCAAGTCCAAGGGCGAGGAAGTCACCAAGCCCCTGGTCGTGCGCCTCGACGGCAACAACGCGGAGCTGGGTCGCAAGATCCTCAGCGACGCCAACCACCCGCTCGTGCAGCGCGTGGACACCATGGACGGCGCGGCCGACAAGGCCGCCGAGCTCGCGGCCGCACGGTGA